Below is a window of Desulfomonilia bacterium DNA.
AAGGAAGGGGATGTTTGCAATTATTACCCGGAAATTTTCTTTAAACGGCAGCTTCTCTTCTTCAATGTGCTTTACCCTTTCCCTGACGGAAGAAAAGGATATCAAAACAATAACGGCAATAATAACACCGTATATAGCACCTACCCACCTGAATCCGGTTGCCTCATCGGGAAACAAGGATACCAGAGGTTTTGTTGCTGCTGCAGCGAAGAGTGTTCCGAAAAGAGCACAGGTCATTCTGAAGCCTGAGATGCTTGAGCGTTCTTTGGCATCGAGTGTCATGTCCGCTGTCAGCGCCCCATATGGAACGCTAGTTGCGGCGATAACCGTAGAGAAAAGAATAAATGTTGCATAGGCGTAAACAATTCGCAGGCCGGGAGAAAGATCCGGACCGAAAAAGAGCAGAAATGTGACTATACCTAAAGGGATTGCACCGAACAGCAGGAATGGCCGCTTTTGACCCCATCTGGAATTTGTATGATCACTGATAATGCCGATAATCGGATCACATACGGAATCCCATATTTTGGAGACCATGAAGATTGAACCTGCAACGGCTGCCGGGAGCATATAAATATCGGTGAAAAAATAGATGAGATAAAGCGCGCAAACCTGAAATCCCAGATTGAAGGCAAAATCACCCACGCCATAACCGAGCTTCATACCAAGCGGGACTTTCGATGCCGCAACCTCAATTTCCTGTTTATCTGCCATAAGTTTCCCCCTGAACCGATTTGAGTAAGTATCTTAACTGAATATGATTCATTAATAAGTCTGATGCGCTTTTGAAGTCAATAAATTCTTTGGTGGTGCAGGTTGTTTTATCTCCGGGGTAAGGTTTCAATTCTATACGAAATCATATGTCTATCGGGTACTTGCCATACTTTTTCACTGTCTCGATCATGACCCTGATCTTTGAGGCGTCTATTTCGGAGTGTGCATGTACCGGTCCTATGATGAACCTTCCGTCCGGGGCGCAAGTCTTGATGAGCTGTTTTACGGCCTCGACCACCTCTTCAGTTTTTTGAGCGAGAGGTGAGCAGGTAATCTATACCTACACCGCCGATTATTGTGAACCTGTCGCCATGAGCCTTTTTCTCATAGGCAATGTCGACATTGGAAGTGTTTTCAAAGGCGTGTCCTCCGTCGAATCCCCATTTTATGAACAGATCAAAGAGCCTTGTATTATCCCCGCAGGAGTGCAGCAGAATCTTTTTGCCCCTGTCATGTACGAGCTTTGCAAGTTTTGTGTAGGCAGCGCCGAAAAACTCATCAATCATTTTCGGGTTCATGATAGGCCCTGTCTTTTGTGAAAAATCATCGGCATGCAGTATAACGTCAAGGCCGGCATCAAGCATGGCAATTGTAGTTTTAATCAGGTATTCTTCGTTGAATGCGATGAATCTCCTGATAAAATCAGGGTCCTTCCTCAAATATAATACAGCCTTCTCAAATCCTATGGATTGGAACACCGCATCGTGGAGCCCTATACATGCATTTCCCATGATGCAGATCTTATCCCCGTAATTACTTATGATCTTTCTGAAAAAATCATAACATTTGTGAGCCACTTCATCGGAATCAGGAAAGT
It encodes the following:
- a CDS encoding MFS transporter produces the protein MADKQEIEVAASKVPLGMKLGYGVGDFAFNLGFQVCALYLIYFFTDIYMLPAAVAGSIFMVSKIWDSVCDPIIGIISDHTNSRWGQKRPFLLFGAIPLGIVTFLLFFGPDLSPGLRIVYAYATFILFSTVIAATSVPYGALTADMTLDAKERSSISGFRMTCALFGTLFAAAATKPLVSLFPDEATGFRWVGAIYGVIIAVIVLISFSSVRERVKHIEEEKLPFKENFRVIIANIPFLLLTGGVTLYMVAINLLAIVVTYFFKYNLQREELVPIAFIALFVTAAVFIPAFVWLSNKKSKKFGFNTGMVILAAALLGMFFVPKDNIYLIFAMFFASGIGMSTVFLFPWAIVPDTVEYSEWKTGLRREGTIYGFYFLCFKFGSAISGFIAGIGLDFFGYVANIPQTATALLGIRLLISFVPLIFIILGMALISFYPIDSAFHKKILGELALRGK
- a CDS encoding uroporphyrinogen decarboxylase family protein gives rise to the protein MRPTDLIIDVIEGKIPERVPTFCADLDEWPVQQVLGKPLIPPKTIFLNPLSRFILDRWGKNLKKVIVDPFVCSGMMNHVKAAYMLGFDSTWVSFEWRIMMWDSKTIARVTGYVSDLIDDGHGNISWMYKTPLITSPAAFEEWPYFPDSDEVAHKCYDFFRKIISNYGDKICIMGNACIGLHDAVFQSIGFEKAVLYLRKDPDFIRRFIAFNEEYLIKTTIAMLDAGLDVILHADDFSQKTGPIMNPKMIDEFFGAAYTKLAKLVHDRGKKILLHSCGDNTRLFDLFIKWGFDGGHAFENTSNVDIAYEKKAHGDRFTIIGGVGIDYLLTSRSKN